A window of Nicotiana tabacum cultivar K326 chromosome 24, ASM71507v2, whole genome shotgun sequence contains these coding sequences:
- the LOC107760395 gene encoding F-box/FBD/LRR-repeat protein At1g13570-like isoform X1 encodes MMAPKGKKHCVRTLPPDVLNNLPENIVDEILIRLPLRDAVRTSILSKKWRYNWCRIPQLTLDQALWKTKKDLTYITSNFTKIIYHILTLHVGPITKFTLCIPNLEGCPNLDNLMYFLSRNVIKHLVLRLPRGNPYKLPSSFFVCLQLGHLTLKNCLILPPPTFKGFDRLTSLKLYNVSISSKLLESLISHSPLLEQLVLQISGLSDIIEINAPMLRSFDFTGNIRCICFKSIPFLAKLSLTKENYVEEKCNIAKLFEPLIALEHLHLNDTFFFAGAGEVPTRLPFNLNFVKHLCISSICLFVLEEVSFALCLLRSFPCLQYVEIKVEAGDGNDIPALECLEVEQFSDVSFNHLREVKLIRTNGTIREMQLMKLLLAKSPVLVRILIEPCLVEDSATVKILAEVKKFQRASPKAEVVCKLQ; translated from the exons ATGATGGCTCCAAAGGGCAAAAAGCATTGTGTTCGAACTTTACCCCCTGATGTACTTAACAATCTTCCTGAGAATATAGTTGATGAAATTCTTATCCGTTTGCCTTTACGAGATGCTGTGAGGACAAGCATCTTGTCGAAGAAATGGAGATATAACTGGTGTAGAATTCCACAGTTGACGCTTGATCAAGCACTTTGGAAAACTAAGAAGGATCTAACATACATTACAAGTAACTTCACAAAGATTATCTACCACATTTTGACCCTTCATGTAGGACCAATTACGAAGTTTACCCTATGCATTCCTAACTTGGAAGGTTGTCCTAATCTTGATAACTTGATGTATTTCCTCTCTAGGAATGTCATTAAACATCTTGTTCTTAGACTTCCGAGGGGTAACCCTTACAAATtgccttcttcatttttcgtatgtTTGCAGTTAGGGCATCTGACTCTAAAAAATTGTTTAATACTTCCTCCTCCAACCTTCAAAGGATTTGATAGGTTAACTAGCCTGAAATTATATAACGTTTCAATTTCTTCCAAGTTGCTTGAAAGTTTAATCTCTCATTCCCCGTTACTCGAGCAATTGGTGCTGCAAATCTCAGGtttaagtgacattattgaaATTAATGCTCCCATGCTGAGATCCTTTGACTTCACAGGCAATATAAGATGTATTTGCTTTAAAAGTATCCCGTTTCTGGCAAAACTTTCACTTACAAAGGAAAATTATGTGGAAGAAAAATGTAATATTGCCAAGTTGTTTGAGCCTCTTATTGCTCTCGAGCATCTCCATCTGAATGACACG TTCTTTTTTGCAGGAGCAGGTGAAGTACCAACAAGGCTTCCCTTTAATCTTAACTTTGTCAAACATCTTTGCATATCTAGTATTTGTCTGTTTGTCTTGGAAGAGGTTTCATTTGCTCTTTGCTTGCTAAGAAGTTTCCCATGTTTACAATATGTGGAAATTAAG GTGGAGGCCGGTGATGGCAATGATATACCTGCCCTAGAATGCCTTGAAGTAGAACAATTCTCAGATGTGTCATTTAATCACCTCAGGGAAGTTAAGCTAATACGGACTAATGGCACAATCCGTGAGATGCAGCTTATGAAGCTTCTGTTAGCCAAGTCTCCAGTGCTGGTGAGAATACTAATCGAGCCATGTCTAGTTGAAGATTCTGCAACTGTCAAAATACTTGCTGAGGTAAAAAAATTTCAGCGTGCTTCACCTAAAGCAGAAGTTGTCTGTAAACTTCAATAA
- the LOC107760395 gene encoding F-box/FBD/LRR-repeat protein At1g13570-like isoform X2 yields the protein MMAPKGKKHCVRTLPPDVLNNLPENIVDEILIRLPLRDAVRTSILSKKWRYNWCRIPQLTLDQALWKTKKDLTYITSNFTKIIYHILTLHVGPITKFTLCIPNLEGCPNLDNLMYFLSRNVIKHLVLRLPRGNPYKLPSSFFVCLQLGHLTLKNCLILPPPTFKGFDRLTSLKLYNVSISSKLLESLISHSPLLEQLVLQISGLSDIIEINAPMLRSFDFTGNIRCICFKSIPFLAKLSLTKENYVEEKCNIAKLFEPLIALEHLHLNDTFFFAGAGEVPTRLPFNLNFVKHLCISSICLFVLEEVSFALCLLRSFPCLQYVEIKVEAGDGNDIPALECLEVEQFSDVSFNHLREVKLIRTNGTIREMQLMKLLLAKSPVLVRILIEPCLVEDSATVKILAEGCTH from the exons ATGATGGCTCCAAAGGGCAAAAAGCATTGTGTTCGAACTTTACCCCCTGATGTACTTAACAATCTTCCTGAGAATATAGTTGATGAAATTCTTATCCGTTTGCCTTTACGAGATGCTGTGAGGACAAGCATCTTGTCGAAGAAATGGAGATATAACTGGTGTAGAATTCCACAGTTGACGCTTGATCAAGCACTTTGGAAAACTAAGAAGGATCTAACATACATTACAAGTAACTTCACAAAGATTATCTACCACATTTTGACCCTTCATGTAGGACCAATTACGAAGTTTACCCTATGCATTCCTAACTTGGAAGGTTGTCCTAATCTTGATAACTTGATGTATTTCCTCTCTAGGAATGTCATTAAACATCTTGTTCTTAGACTTCCGAGGGGTAACCCTTACAAATtgccttcttcatttttcgtatgtTTGCAGTTAGGGCATCTGACTCTAAAAAATTGTTTAATACTTCCTCCTCCAACCTTCAAAGGATTTGATAGGTTAACTAGCCTGAAATTATATAACGTTTCAATTTCTTCCAAGTTGCTTGAAAGTTTAATCTCTCATTCCCCGTTACTCGAGCAATTGGTGCTGCAAATCTCAGGtttaagtgacattattgaaATTAATGCTCCCATGCTGAGATCCTTTGACTTCACAGGCAATATAAGATGTATTTGCTTTAAAAGTATCCCGTTTCTGGCAAAACTTTCACTTACAAAGGAAAATTATGTGGAAGAAAAATGTAATATTGCCAAGTTGTTTGAGCCTCTTATTGCTCTCGAGCATCTCCATCTGAATGACACG TTCTTTTTTGCAGGAGCAGGTGAAGTACCAACAAGGCTTCCCTTTAATCTTAACTTTGTCAAACATCTTTGCATATCTAGTATTTGTCTGTTTGTCTTGGAAGAGGTTTCATTTGCTCTTTGCTTGCTAAGAAGTTTCCCATGTTTACAATATGTGGAAATTAAG GTGGAGGCCGGTGATGGCAATGATATACCTGCCCTAGAATGCCTTGAAGTAGAACAATTCTCAGATGTGTCATTTAATCACCTCAGGGAAGTTAAGCTAATACGGACTAATGGCACAATCCGTGAGATGCAGCTTATGAAGCTTCTGTTAGCCAAGTCTCCAGTGCTGGTGAGAATACTAATCGAGCCATGTCTAGTTGAAGATTCTGCAACTGTCAAAATACTTGCTGAG GGTTGCACCCACTGA